A stretch of Helicobacter pylori DNA encodes these proteins:
- a CDS encoding HugZ family heme oxygenase — translation MLNRIIEHMNAHHVEDMKGLLKKFGQVHHAENVAFKSVDPQGIVIGYNHNQTLRIEFNHEVKDPKDYKNAIIELCQSVEKTHDLKGVEEEVKAFKEGFDSVCLATLHPNGHVVCSYAPLMSDGKQYYIYVSEVAEHFAGLKNNPHNVEVMFLEDESKAKSAILRKRLRYKTNARFIERGAEFDKAFDSFIEKTGGARGIKTIRAMQDFHLIALDFKEGRFVKGFGQAYDILGDKIAYVGDKGNPHNFSHKK, via the coding sequence TTGCTTAATCGTATTATAGAGCACATGAACGCTCACCATGTAGAAGACATGAAAGGTTTATTGAAAAAATTCGGGCAAGTCCATCACGCTGAAAATGTCGCCTTTAAAAGCGTGGATCCTCAAGGTATTGTGATTGGTTATAACCACAATCAAACCTTAAGGATTGAATTTAACCACGAAGTTAAAGACCCCAAAGACTACAAAAACGCCATCATTGAATTGTGCCAAAGCGTGGAAAAAACCCATGACTTAAAAGGCGTGGAAGAAGAAGTTAAGGCTTTTAAAGAAGGCTTTGATTCTGTTTGTTTAGCGACCTTACACCCTAATGGGCATGTGGTATGCTCTTATGCGCCTTTAATGAGCGATGGCAAACAATACTACATTTATGTGAGCGAAGTGGCTGAGCATTTTGCGGGCCTTAAAAACAACCCCCACAATGTGGAAGTGATGTTTTTAGAAGACGAGAGCAAGGCTAAATCAGCTATTTTGAGAAAACGCTTGCGTTATAAAACCAACGCTCGTTTTATTGAAAGAGGGGCGGAGTTTGACAAAGCGTTTGATTCTTTCATTGAAAAAACCGGCGGCGCTAGGGGCATTAAAACCATTCGTGCCATGCAAGATTTCCATTTGATCGCATTGGATTTTAAAGAAGGGCGTTTTGTGAAAGGCTTTGGTCAAGCTTATGACATTTTAGGCGACAAAATCGCTTATGTTGGGGATAAAGGCAACCCACACAATTTCTCTCACAAGAAATAA